From a region of the Flavobacterium sediminilitoris genome:
- a CDS encoding HAD family hydrolase, producing MIDTIIFDFGNVFIDIDYNATQTALKSLGVKEWNSELDALNKEYEMGKIDELQFIESIQKYTDGADLISIRSAWNALLLDFPLYRLEFLQMISSKYRLFLLSNTDSTHIDKFEHKVGQSFARDFYSCFEKVYFSFEIGKRKPDENTYKYVINSHNLTPKKTLFVDDRLENIEGAKKNGLLTWHLNPEVDDVTNLLEIIKTFHD from the coding sequence ATGATTGACACAATAATTTTTGATTTTGGCAATGTTTTCATTGATATAGACTATAACGCAACTCAAACTGCTCTTAAATCGCTTGGGGTTAAAGAATGGAACTCAGAATTAGATGCCTTAAACAAGGAATATGAAATGGGCAAAATTGATGAGTTACAATTTATAGAAAGTATACAAAAGTATACTGATGGGGCTGATTTAATTTCTATTAGATCTGCTTGGAATGCATTACTATTAGATTTTCCATTGTATCGATTAGAATTTCTTCAAATGATATCTTCAAAATATAGGCTTTTTCTTCTTAGCAATACTGATTCTACTCACATTGATAAATTTGAACATAAAGTAGGTCAATCATTTGCAAGAGATTTTTATAGTTGCTTTGAAAAAGTGTACTTTTCATTTGAAATTGGCAAACGAAAACCAGATGAAAATACTTATAAATATGTTATAAATAGTCATAATTTAACACCGAAAAAGACTTTATTTGTTGACGATAGATTAGAAAACATCGAAGGTGCTAAAAAAAACGGTCTTCTTACTTGGCACTTAAACCCTGAAGTAGATGATGTTACAAATTTACTTGAGATTATAAAAACTTTTCATGATTAA